A DNA window from Iodobacter ciconiae contains the following coding sequences:
- a CDS encoding IS3 family transposase (programmed frameshift): protein MSKYTTQFKLSVVQQYLTGEEGIKTITNQYGIEQAMFRRWVRSFRQHGESGLAPKYSHYDAVFKLSVLQHMWDNHLSQQETTAYFDIRSPTCLSQWSTQYCAGGIAALESAPKGRKKSPMPVAENNTAPLPIDDETRSREELIAEVKRLRLEVAYIKKYNALVQAKAQSAQQKAQIVLELRPQFPLADLLKQAELPRSTFYYQKQALAVSDKYQNVKTQLTALFAEHKGRYGYRRIMLALRNKGEWLNHKTVQRLMQELGLKSCVRPKKYRSYKGECGKIAPNILQRQFSADKPNQKWVTDVTEFNVQGEKLYLSPVLDLYNGEIIAFEMARRPVFALVSQMLKKAIVKLSPDEKPLLHSDQGWQCQMAKYRQQLAGKGLVQSMSRKGNCHDNATMESFFGTLKSEFFYQEKFTSIEQLEQGIVDYIHYYNHDRIKLKLKGLSPVQYRTQPLST, encoded by the exons ATGTCCAAGTACACAACGCAATTCAAGCTTTCTGTCGTTCAGCAATATTTAACGGGCGAAGAAGGTATTAAAACGATTACTAACCAATATGGCATCGAGCAGGCCATGTTTCGTCGCTGGGTGAGGTCGTTTCGCCAGCATGGTGAATCGGGTTTAGCCCCCAAATACAGTCATTACGATGCCGTGTTCAAACTCTCCGTGCTCCAGCACATGTGGGACAATCATCTTTCCCAGCAGGAAACTACCGCTTATTTTGATATTCGTAGCCCCACTTGTTTGAGCCAATGGAGCACGCAGTATTGCGCAGGCGGAATTGCTGCCCTTGAATCTGCGCCTAAAGGTCGAAAGAAATCACCCATGCCCGTTGCCGAAAATAACACTGCTCCCCTGCCGATTGATGATGAAACCCGTAGCCGTGAAGAACTCATTGCAGAAGTCAAACGCCTCCGTTTAGAGGTGGCCTACATAAAAAAGTACAATGCCTTAGTTCAAGCCAAAGCCCAATCGGCACAGCAGAAA GCACAAATAGTGCTTGAATTAAGGCCGCAGTTTCCCTTGGCTGATTTGTTGAAACAAGCCGAGTTGCCGCGTAGCACCTTCTATTACCAGAAGCAGGCTTTGGCGGTGAGCGACAAGTATCAAAACGTCAAAACACAGCTTACAGCGCTGTTTGCAGAGCATAAAGGGCGCTACGGCTACCGGCGCATCATGCTGGCGCTGCGTAATAAGGGCGAATGGCTTAATCACAAAACGGTGCAGCGTTTAATGCAAGAGCTGGGTTTGAAGTCGTGCGTTCGGCCTAAAAAGTACCGTTCATACAAGGGTGAATGCGGCAAAATCGCGCCAAATATATTGCAGCGACAATTTAGTGCAGATAAGCCGAATCAGAAATGGGTAACCGATGTGACTGAATTTAACGTACAGGGAGAAAAGCTCTATCTGTCGCCAGTTTTGGATTTATACAATGGAGAAATTATCGCTTTTGAAATGGCGCGCCGCCCAGTATTTGCGCTGGTCAGTCAAATGCTAAAGAAAGCGATCGTTAAGCTGAGCCCGGATGAAAAACCACTACTGCATTCGGATCAGGGTTGGCAGTGTCAAATGGCAAAGTATCGGCAGCAATTGGCAGGAAAAGGACTGGTACAAAGTATGTCAAGAAAGGGCAATTGCCACGATAATGCAACGATGGAAAGCTTCTTTGGTACGTTGAAGTCAGAGTTTTTCTACCAGGAAAAATTCACTAGTATTGAGCAACTGGAGCAAGGCATCGTGGACTACATTCATTACTATAACCACGACCGAATCAAGTTGAAGTTAAAAGGGCTGAGTCCTGTTCAATATAGAACCCAGCCCTTGAGCACCTAG
- a CDS encoding catalase yields MTSKKLTTQAGAPVSDNQHALTAGPRGPMLMQDVWYMEKMAHFNREVIPERRMHAKGSGAYGTFTVTHDISKYSKAKVFSEVGKKTPLFMRFSTVAGERGAADAERDIRGFSIKFYTEEGNWDVVGNNTPVFFLRDPLKFPDLNHVVKRDPRTNMFNANSQWDFFSSLPEALHQITIVMSDRGLPKNYRQMHGFGSHTFSLISADNKRTWVKFHFKSMQGIANYSNEEAAAVIANDRESSQRDLYNSIENGDFPRWKMCVQLMTEAEADNYAINPFDLTKVWPHGDFPLHEVGILELNRNADNYHADVEQSAHNPANVVPGIGFSPDKMLQGRLFAYGDAQRYRLGVNHGHLPVNAPKCPFHNYHRDGQMQMGNYNGSAYPSYEPNSFGGPIEDPSAAEPPLTIHGSADRYNPLQDQPDDFIQAGNLFRLIGKDGQERLLDNMAGALSQVTVKEIQVRQLRHCYKADPAYGLGLATRLGIAEAEIK; encoded by the coding sequence ATGACATCGAAAAAACTCACCACCCAAGCCGGTGCACCCGTCAGCGACAACCAGCACGCTCTTACCGCAGGCCCGCGCGGCCCGATGCTGATGCAGGATGTCTGGTATATGGAAAAAATGGCACACTTTAACCGTGAAGTGATTCCAGAGCGCAGAATGCACGCAAAAGGCTCAGGAGCTTACGGAACATTTACAGTAACCCACGACATCAGCAAATACAGCAAAGCTAAAGTTTTCTCTGAAGTAGGCAAGAAAACGCCTTTATTTATGCGCTTTTCTACTGTAGCCGGTGAGCGTGGTGCGGCAGATGCCGAACGGGATATCCGTGGTTTTTCGATTAAATTCTATACAGAAGAAGGCAATTGGGATGTAGTCGGTAATAACACACCGGTGTTCTTTTTACGCGATCCACTCAAATTTCCTGATCTGAACCATGTGGTGAAACGCGATCCGCGCACCAATATGTTTAATGCAAACTCGCAGTGGGATTTTTTCTCCAGCCTGCCCGAAGCGCTGCACCAAATTACCATTGTGATGAGTGATCGCGGCCTGCCTAAAAACTACCGTCAGATGCACGGCTTTGGCAGCCACACATTCAGCCTGATTTCTGCCGACAACAAACGCACCTGGGTGAAGTTTCACTTTAAAAGCATGCAAGGCATCGCCAACTACAGTAATGAAGAAGCTGCAGCCGTGATCGCTAACGACAGAGAAAGCTCCCAGCGCGATCTGTATAATAGTATCGAGAATGGTGATTTCCCGCGCTGGAAAATGTGTGTCCAGCTGATGACAGAAGCCGAAGCAGATAACTACGCGATCAATCCTTTTGATCTGACCAAAGTATGGCCACACGGTGATTTCCCTCTGCATGAAGTGGGCATACTGGAGCTAAACCGCAATGCAGACAATTACCACGCCGATGTAGAGCAATCAGCACATAACCCGGCCAATGTAGTACCCGGCATCGGCTTCTCGCCAGATAAAATGTTACAAGGCCGCTTATTTGCTTATGGTGACGCACAGCGCTACCGCCTTGGTGTTAACCATGGTCATCTGCCGGTAAATGCGCCAAAATGCCCATTCCACAATTACCACCGTGACGGGCAGATGCAAATGGGCAATTATAATGGCAGCGCCTATCCAAGCTACGAGCCAAACAGCTTTGGCGGCCCCATTGAAGACCCATCTGCAGCCGAACCGCCTTTGACAATTCATGGCAGCGCTGATCGTTACAACCCGCTGCAAGATCAGCCTGATGATTTCATCCAGGCCGGTAACCTGTTCCGCTTAATCGGCAAAGACGGGCAAGAACGCCTGCTGGACAATATGGCCGGCGCACTCAGCCAGGTCACAGTAAAAGAAATCCAGGTGCGCCAGCTGCGCCACTGCTACAAAGCCGATCCGGCTTACGGCCTGGGATTAGCTACTCGCCTCGGGATTGCTGAGGCTGAAATTAAGTAA